From Nitrospirota bacterium, a single genomic window includes:
- a CDS encoding methylated-DNA--[protein]-cysteine S-methyltransferase, with product MALSETAKGIDSLVLPKASRLAALSELQSGSIELPAGQASPRLREARTQLTDYLAGTRTSFDLPLDLSRGTTFQRKVWRVLQRISCGQLRSYQWVALRVGGRQYARAVGNAVGANPMPILVPCHRIVAQDQSLGGFSGGLSTKRKLLTLEGTLAQLRPAKTDRRSSLSREDR from the coding sequence ATGGCTTTGTCCGAAACGGCAAAGGGGATCGATTCCCTGGTGTTGCCGAAGGCCTCGCGCCTGGCCGCGCTGTCCGAGTTGCAGTCTGGCTCGATCGAACTGCCGGCCGGCCAGGCCTCGCCGCGATTGCGTGAGGCGCGGACGCAACTGACCGATTATCTGGCGGGAACACGAACATCGTTCGATCTGCCGCTGGACCTTTCACGAGGGACGACTTTTCAACGGAAGGTCTGGCGAGTTCTCCAGCGTATCTCTTGCGGCCAGCTGCGGTCCTATCAATGGGTGGCCCTTCGCGTAGGGGGCAGACAGTATGCCCGCGCCGTCGGCAATGCCGTGGGGGCGAATCCGATGCCGATCCTGGTTCCTTGCCATCGAATCGTGGCGCAGGATCAGTCGCTCGGAGGATTCTCGGGAGGCTTGTCCACGAAACGAAAATTGCTCACCCTCGAAGGAACCCTGGCGCAGCTGAGACCGGCAAAAACTGATCGACGCTCAAGTCTGTCTCGCGAAGACCGATAG